Proteins encoded together in one Formosa sp. Hel3_A1_48 window:
- a CDS encoding acyl-CoA dehydrogenase family protein — protein MEKHELLRGGQFLVKESHCNSIFTPEDFSEEQVMMKEAVKEFNEREVIAHRDRFEAKDYALTEEVMRKAGEMGFLGVAVPEAYGGLDMGFVSTMLVCEYISSGTGSFSTAFGAHTGIGTMPITLYGTEEQKQKYVPKLASGEWFGAYCLTEPGAGSDANSGKTTATLSKDGKYYSITGQKMWISNAGFCNLFIVFARIEDDKNITGFIVENDASNGITLGEEEHKLGIRASSTRQVFFNETKVPVENMLSERQNGFKIAMNALNVGRIKLAAACLDSQRRITNEAIVYANARKQFKTPIAEFGAIKYKLAEMTTNTYVGESASYRAAKDIEDRIALRIEKGNTHQEAELKGVEEYAIECSLLKVAVSEDVQNCADEGIQIFGGMGFSEDTPMEAAWRDARIARIYEGTNEINRMICIGMLIKKAMKGHVDLLGPAMKVQEELMGIPSFDTPDFSAPLSQEKAIIKNLKKVFLMVAGAGIQKFGPKIEEHQQLMLHAADILIEIYMAESAILRTEKNILRSSAEEQKHQIKMSQLYLYNAVEVISKSAKSGIISFAEGDEQRMMLMGLKRFTKYTNYPNVAELRNSIAEQVNKENAYCF, from the coding sequence ATGGAAAAACATGAACTATTAAGAGGAGGACAATTTCTTGTTAAGGAAAGTCATTGTAACAGTATATTTACGCCAGAAGATTTTTCGGAAGAACAGGTCATGATGAAAGAAGCCGTAAAAGAATTCAATGAACGTGAAGTCATTGCACATCGCGATCGGTTTGAAGCCAAAGATTATGCACTCACTGAAGAAGTCATGCGCAAAGCAGGTGAAATGGGATTTCTTGGTGTAGCAGTTCCTGAGGCCTATGGTGGATTGGATATGGGTTTTGTATCGACCATGCTTGTTTGTGAATATATTTCAAGTGGTACAGGTTCTTTTAGTACTGCATTTGGTGCACACACAGGAATTGGAACAATGCCAATCACCCTTTATGGAACTGAGGAACAAAAACAAAAATATGTGCCAAAATTAGCCTCGGGTGAATGGTTTGGAGCCTACTGCCTTACTGAACCAGGAGCGGGAAGCGATGCCAATTCAGGAAAAACTACAGCAACCTTATCTAAAGATGGAAAATACTACAGTATAACAGGCCAGAAAATGTGGATATCAAATGCTGGGTTTTGTAATCTATTTATAGTTTTTGCTCGAATAGAAGATGATAAAAACATTACAGGATTTATTGTGGAAAACGATGCTTCAAATGGTATTACTTTGGGTGAAGAAGAGCACAAACTCGGCATAAGAGCTTCATCAACACGCCAAGTATTTTTTAACGAGACAAAAGTTCCGGTTGAAAATATGCTTTCAGAACGTCAGAACGGATTCAAGATAGCAATGAATGCATTAAATGTTGGACGTATTAAATTAGCTGCTGCTTGTTTGGATTCTCAGCGAAGAATTACAAATGAAGCTATAGTATACGCCAATGCACGTAAACAATTTAAAACTCCAATTGCCGAATTTGGAGCAATCAAATATAAGCTAGCTGAAATGACCACCAACACTTATGTTGGAGAATCCGCGAGCTATAGAGCTGCAAAAGATATAGAGGACCGAATCGCATTGCGAATTGAAAAAGGTAATACTCATCAAGAGGCAGAGCTAAAAGGAGTTGAGGAATATGCTATAGAATGTTCATTGCTCAAAGTCGCTGTTTCTGAAGATGTTCAAAATTGCGCTGACGAGGGTATCCAAATTTTTGGAGGAATGGGTTTTTCTGAAGACACACCCATGGAAGCTGCTTGGCGTGATGCAAGAATAGCTAGAATTTATGAAGGAACTAATGAAATAAACAGAATGATTTGTATTGGAATGCTTATCAAAAAAGCAATGAAAGGTCATGTTGATTTATTAGGCCCCGCCATGAAAGTTCAAGAAGAGTTGATGGGAATACCTTCTTTTGACACACCAGATTTTAGCGCTCCCCTATCTCAAGAAAAAGCCATAATTAAAAATCTAAAAAAAGTATTTTTGATGGTCGCTGGAGCAGGTATTCAAAAATTTGGCCCCAAGATAGAAGAGCATCAACAGCTGATGTTACACGCAGCCGATATTTTGATTGAAATCTATATGGCTGAATCTGCCATTCTCAGAACAGAGAAAAATATTTTACGTTCTAGTGCTGAGGAACAAAAACATCAAATCAAAATGAGTCAACTTTATTTGTACAACGCTGTTGAGGTTATTTCAAAAAGTGCAAAAAGTGGAATTATTTCATTTGCTGAAGGCGATGAACAACGCATGATGCTGATGGGATTAAAACGATTTACAAAATACACAAATTACCCTAACGTCGCTGAGTTGAGAAACAGCATTGCAGAACAGGTAAATAAAGAGAATGCGTACTGCTTTTAA
- a CDS encoding VPS10 domain-containing protein, whose protein sequence is MKTALKLLFILMSIIGYSQEFSMDLVKNMNPRNIGPGGMSGRVTSIDVVLSNPDIIYAGTASGGLWKSTSGGIKWTPIFDNEITASIGAVAVQQSNPDVIWVGTGEGNPRNSLNGGFGIYKSLDGGKTWSSVGLENTRHIHRVLIDPINPNIVYVGAIGSPWGEHPERGVFKTTDGGKTWQKILFANNKTGVADLVMDPNNPNKLIAALWEHKREPWFFNSGGEGSGIHITYDGGENWKKINPQDGLPEGDLGRIGLAIAPNKPQIVYALVEAKKNGLYKSIDGGHKWEKVSENMDEIGNRPFYYADLYVDPKNENRIYSIFTYVNVSEDGGKSFKQLMPAYGVSNGVHPDHHAWWIHPENGNFMIDGNDGGLNISKDGGSTWRFIGNLPVAQFYHISVDDEIPYNVYGGMQDNGSWRGPAYVWRDQGIRNSYWQEISFGDGFDVVPDPDNSRYGWSMSQQGFVSRYDWKTGNNYTVRPTHPNPDIKLRFNWNAAINIDPNDNSTLYFGSQFVHKSTDKGETWSIISPDLTTNDPKKLRQHESGGLTMDATGAENHCTILVIEPSIVEKNMLWIGTDDGRIHYTRDGGNDWIEVTKNIKDLPKGSWITQIKASKTKKGEALLVANDYRRFNYTPYAYRTTNYGKTWKRIVDKDDTESYALCIIEDEKEPNLMFLGTDDGLYISIDAGNEWTKWTNGFPTVSVKDLVIHPREDDLIIGTFGRAAWILDDIRPLRQFAKNTEATKEHINLFEPPTAYMAAYQQPTGSRFGGDALYHGTNRGYGARFAYYFNSKSEEKRDTLVQWDTLKLQIFDQERLIRTLKQKVPKENGVKYWTWYMDEKGVEYPTKATTKTKKEPSGTRVLKGTYKAVLNYGNLSSETSIRVENDPRLNVNDEAQRAIYLTSKRLESYLSKATEATQQLVQSKKIAETFMKSLKETDEKGFTQEIEETEQIKSKIEELLVLFFGKVDERQGITSDPNVSVLERLGTANYYVSTRQNGVTSTEQTLIENAKSALNKALNQVNLFFESDWDKFQKQSERINLSPFKAVKIIRLDE, encoded by the coding sequence ATGAAAACTGCACTAAAATTACTTTTTATTTTGATGTCAATTATTGGTTATTCGCAAGAATTTTCCATGGATTTAGTCAAAAATATGAATCCTAGAAATATAGGTCCTGGCGGTATGTCTGGTCGTGTAACATCAATTGATGTTGTGCTTTCAAATCCAGATATAATTTATGCAGGAACAGCTTCGGGAGGTTTATGGAAATCAACATCAGGAGGTATTAAGTGGACTCCTATTTTTGACAATGAAATCACAGCATCTATTGGCGCTGTAGCTGTGCAGCAATCCAATCCTGATGTGATCTGGGTTGGTACAGGTGAAGGAAATCCTAGAAATAGCTTGAATGGAGGTTTTGGTATTTATAAAAGTTTAGATGGCGGGAAAACATGGTCGTCTGTGGGCTTAGAAAACACCCGCCATATCCATCGTGTCCTGATTGATCCAATCAATCCTAACATAGTTTATGTAGGTGCTATCGGCTCACCATGGGGTGAACATCCTGAACGAGGCGTGTTCAAAACAACAGATGGAGGCAAAACTTGGCAGAAAATACTATTTGCGAATAATAAAACTGGAGTTGCAGACTTAGTTATGGATCCAAATAACCCTAACAAATTAATCGCCGCACTCTGGGAACACAAGAGAGAACCCTGGTTCTTTAATTCTGGTGGAGAAGGATCTGGCATCCATATCACTTATGATGGTGGAGAAAACTGGAAAAAAATTAATCCTCAAGACGGGTTGCCTGAAGGAGATTTAGGACGTATTGGTTTAGCAATTGCGCCGAATAAGCCTCAAATCGTTTATGCTTTGGTTGAAGCTAAAAAGAATGGACTTTACAAAAGTATAGATGGGGGGCATAAATGGGAAAAAGTTAGTGAAAATATGGATGAAATTGGTAATCGCCCATTTTATTATGCTGACTTATATGTAGACCCAAAAAATGAAAATAGAATTTATTCAATCTTCACCTATGTAAATGTAAGTGAAGATGGTGGTAAAAGTTTCAAACAACTGATGCCAGCCTATGGAGTATCTAACGGGGTTCACCCTGATCATCATGCATGGTGGATTCATCCCGAAAATGGAAATTTTATGATTGATGGTAATGATGGAGGATTAAACATCTCCAAAGATGGAGGCAGTACTTGGCGTTTTATTGGTAACTTACCAGTTGCTCAATTTTATCACATCAGTGTTGATGACGAAATTCCTTACAATGTTTATGGTGGAATGCAAGACAACGGTTCTTGGCGCGGACCGGCTTATGTTTGGCGCGATCAAGGGATTCGTAATTCCTATTGGCAAGAAATCAGCTTTGGAGATGGCTTTGATGTTGTTCCAGACCCTGACAATTCACGCTATGGATGGTCTATGAGTCAGCAAGGGTTTGTCAGTCGCTACGACTGGAAAACAGGTAACAATTATACTGTTCGACCAACCCACCCCAACCCTGACATCAAATTAAGATTCAACTGGAATGCTGCCATTAACATTGACCCAAATGACAATAGCACATTGTATTTTGGAAGTCAATTTGTACATAAATCAACTGATAAGGGCGAAACATGGAGTATTATTTCACCCGATTTAACAACAAATGACCCGAAAAAACTTAGACAACATGAAAGTGGAGGGCTCACTATGGATGCCACAGGTGCTGAAAATCATTGCACAATTCTAGTTATAGAGCCCTCAATAGTGGAAAAGAATATGCTCTGGATTGGAACTGATGACGGCCGTATACATTACACTAGAGATGGTGGAAACGATTGGATTGAAGTTACTAAAAATATTAAAGATCTCCCTAAAGGCAGTTGGATTACCCAAATCAAAGCATCCAAAACCAAGAAAGGTGAAGCATTATTGGTGGCTAATGACTATAGAAGATTCAATTACACGCCCTATGCTTACCGAACAACTAATTATGGTAAAACATGGAAACGCATTGTAGATAAAGATGACACAGAAAGTTACGCGCTTTGCATTATTGAAGACGAAAAAGAACCAAATTTGATGTTTTTAGGCACAGATGATGGGCTGTATATCTCTATAGATGCAGGAAATGAATGGACCAAATGGACTAATGGTTTTCCAACAGTTTCAGTAAAAGATTTAGTGATTCACCCAAGAGAAGATGATTTGATAATTGGAACATTTGGTCGCGCAGCTTGGATATTGGATGATATAAGACCTTTAAGACAATTTGCCAAAAATACTGAGGCTACTAAGGAACACATAAACCTTTTTGAGCCTCCAACAGCTTACATGGCAGCCTATCAACAGCCTACAGGAAGTCGTTTTGGTGGGGACGCACTGTATCATGGAACCAATAGGGGTTATGGAGCACGTTTTGCTTATTACTTCAATTCAAAGTCTGAAGAAAAAAGAGATACTTTGGTACAATGGGATACACTAAAACTTCAAATTTTTGATCAAGAACGACTTATACGGACTTTAAAACAAAAAGTTCCTAAGGAAAATGGTGTTAAATATTGGACATGGTACATGGACGAAAAGGGAGTTGAATATCCTACAAAAGCCACTACTAAAACAAAAAAAGAACCTTCAGGAACTCGGGTTCTAAAAGGAACATACAAAGCAGTATTAAATTATGGAAACTTAAGCTCCGAGACATCTATTAGAGTAGAAAACGACCCCAGATTAAACGTTAACGACGAAGCTCAAAGAGCTATTTATCTGACATCAAAACGCTTAGAATCTTACCTTTCTAAGGCAACAGAAGCTACCCAACAATTGGTGCAAAGTAAAAAAATTGCAGAAACGTTTATGAAATCATTAAAAGAAACCGATGAAAAAGGGTTTACACAAGAAATAGAAGAAACGGAACAGATTAAAAGTAAAATTGAAGAACTCTTGGTACTCTTTTTTGGTAAGGTAGATGAACGCCAAGGGATTACATCAGATCCAAATGTATCGGTTTTAGAGCGGTTAGGCACAGCGAATTACTATGTGAGTACTCGACAAAATGGAGTCACTAGCACAGAACAAACTCTAATTGAAAATGCAAAATCAGCTTTAAATAAAGCGCTTAATCAAGTTAACTTATTTTTTGAATCCGATTGGGATAAATTCCAAAAACAAAGTGAGAGAATTAACCTCTCTCCTTTTAAAGCTGTTAAAATAATTAGATTAGATGAATAA
- a CDS encoding acetyl-CoA C-acyltransferase — MKQAYIVKAYRTAVGKAPKGLFRFKRADELGAETIQHMMKELPNLDVSRIDDVIVGNAMPEGAQGLNMARFISLIGLNSVDVPGVTVNRFCSSGIETIGMATAKIQAGMANCVIAGGAESMSSVPMTGFKPELNYNTINAGHENYYWGMGNTAEAVANEFNISREDQDEFAFNSHMKALKAQAEDRFQNQIVPIEVEQNYIDQNGKRASKKYTVTKDEGPRKGTSLEALAKLRAVFAQGGSVTAGNSSQMSDGAAFVMVMSEDLVKELNLEPIARLVSYSVAGVEPRIMGIGPVKAIPKALKQAGLMQKDLELIELNEAFASQSLAVIRELGLNPELINVNGGAIALGHPLGCTGAKLSVQLFDEMRRQNMLSKYGAVTMCVGTGQGACGIFEFLK; from the coding sequence ATGAAACAAGCATACATAGTAAAAGCATACAGAACAGCCGTTGGAAAAGCACCAAAAGGTTTATTTCGTTTTAAAAGAGCGGATGAACTCGGCGCTGAAACTATTCAGCACATGATGAAAGAATTACCAAACTTAGACGTTTCTCGTATCGATGATGTTATAGTTGGAAATGCCATGCCTGAGGGAGCACAGGGACTTAATATGGCACGTTTTATATCACTAATAGGACTAAATAGTGTTGATGTGCCAGGTGTTACAGTAAATAGATTTTGTTCTTCAGGAATTGAAACCATCGGAATGGCCACAGCAAAGATTCAAGCTGGAATGGCCAATTGTGTTATTGCTGGAGGAGCTGAAAGTATGAGTTCAGTTCCAATGACGGGGTTCAAACCTGAACTAAATTACAACACGATCAACGCTGGTCATGAAAACTATTACTGGGGAATGGGCAATACAGCCGAAGCAGTTGCTAATGAGTTTAATATTTCAAGAGAAGATCAAGATGAATTTGCTTTCAATTCTCACATGAAAGCATTAAAAGCACAGGCTGAAGACCGATTTCAGAATCAAATTGTACCTATAGAGGTCGAGCAAAATTATATAGACCAAAATGGAAAACGAGCAAGTAAGAAGTACACTGTAACAAAGGATGAGGGGCCAAGAAAAGGCACTAGTCTAGAAGCTTTAGCTAAATTGCGCGCAGTATTTGCTCAAGGAGGTAGCGTAACTGCAGGAAACTCTTCTCAGATGAGTGATGGAGCAGCTTTTGTTATGGTTATGAGCGAAGATCTGGTAAAAGAATTAAACTTAGAGCCTATCGCCCGACTGGTCAGTTACTCAGTGGCTGGAGTAGAGCCAAGGATAATGGGTATTGGTCCCGTAAAAGCTATACCAAAAGCCTTAAAACAAGCTGGATTAATGCAAAAGGACTTAGAACTCATTGAACTCAACGAGGCCTTTGCCTCTCAATCATTAGCAGTGATAAGGGAGTTGGGGTTGAATCCAGAACTCATCAATGTTAATGGAGGAGCAATAGCTTTAGGGCATCCTTTAGGGTGTACAGGTGCTAAATTATCGGTACAACTTTTTGACGAAATGAGAAGGCAAAATATGCTGTCAAAATATGGCGCAGTTACAATGTGTGTAGGTACTGGGCAAGGTGCCTGTGGAATATTTGAATTTTTAAAATAA
- a CDS encoding superoxide dismutase family protein has protein sequence MRTILITAITVTFVLSCKNKKETENSMSTNENKTPKIENTEVQKVDVLLNAKNESNVSGKIKFIQSGNVVKMTAKVTGLTEGMHAIHIHEKSDCSSADGTSAGGHWNPTAQPHGKWGADTGYHKGDIGNFMVNDQKFTTIEFATDEWCIGCGDATKDILGKGIIVHQGVDDFVSQPSGAAGSRVSCAGIIK, from the coding sequence ATGAGAACAATATTGATTACCGCCATCACAGTTACGTTTGTTTTGTCATGTAAAAACAAAAAAGAAACTGAAAACTCGATGAGCACAAATGAAAACAAGACTCCAAAAATTGAAAATACTGAAGTACAAAAAGTAGACGTTCTACTAAACGCAAAGAACGAAAGCAATGTCAGTGGAAAAATTAAATTTATTCAATCGGGAAATGTGGTCAAGATGACTGCTAAAGTTACTGGACTAACCGAGGGGATGCATGCCATTCATATTCATGAAAAAAGCGATTGCTCCTCAGCTGATGGAACGTCTGCCGGTGGCCATTGGAACCCAACAGCACAACCGCATGGAAAATGGGGAGCCGATACTGGATACCACAAAGGTGATATAGGAAATTTCATGGTAAATGATCAAAAGTTTACAACTATCGAATTTGCTACCGATGAATGGTGTATTGGTTGTGGGGATGCAACAAAAGATATTTTAGGTAAAGGAATTATAGTGCATCAAGGGGTGGATGATTTTGTATCGCAACCTTCTGGTGCAGCTGGCAGCAGAGTCAGTTGTGCAGGAATAATTAAATAG
- a CDS encoding M1 family metallopeptidase translates to MRRTQIFILFFLLNTYVQSRAQKYSAQDTLRGSITPERIWWDLVYYDLDVTVQPKVKSIRGTNTIHYKVVSPNNIMQIDLQPPMKLIKAVQDEVELSINQNGNAHFIQLEKKQNRKKIEQIVLHFDGQPKEAINAPWDGGFSWKKDYNDNDFIATSCQGIGASVWWPNKDHMYDEVDSLQMKITVPKHLKAVGNGRLRAVTKNEKTASYTWFVSNPINNYGVNINIGDYVDFSETYNGEKGNLDMHYFVLKDNLNKAKKQFLDAPKMMKAFEYWFGPYPFYEDSYKLVEVPYLGMEHQSSITYGNQYKNGYLGRDLSGTGWGLKFDFIIIHESGHEWFANNITNKDIADMWIHEGFTAYSENLFLDYYYGKEASSEYVIGTRKRIRNDRPIIGNYNVNAEGSSDMYYKGANMIHMLRQFTKNDEKWRGILRKMNAKFHHQTVTTQQIESFLSDEIDLDLHSFFNQYLRDIRIPTLEYNIDKNILHYRWINVVEGFEMPIEFESNKQWQWLYPTVSWQTKAINSSTITVDEDYYITTKILKK, encoded by the coding sequence ATGAGACGCACTCAAATATTTATTCTCTTTTTTTTGCTCAACACTTATGTACAAAGTAGGGCACAAAAGTACAGCGCTCAAGACACGCTGAGAGGATCAATCACTCCAGAGCGCATTTGGTGGGATTTGGTTTACTACGATCTTGATGTCACGGTACAACCCAAAGTAAAATCCATACGCGGAACAAATACAATTCATTATAAAGTTGTAAGTCCTAACAATATAATGCAAATCGACTTACAACCCCCAATGAAACTCATTAAAGCCGTTCAAGATGAGGTCGAACTTTCAATCAATCAGAATGGGAATGCACATTTTATTCAACTGGAAAAAAAGCAAAATAGAAAAAAAATAGAGCAAATCGTATTACACTTTGATGGTCAGCCAAAAGAAGCTATAAACGCTCCTTGGGACGGAGGCTTTTCATGGAAAAAAGACTATAACGACAACGACTTTATAGCCACTTCTTGCCAAGGGATAGGTGCTAGTGTTTGGTGGCCAAACAAAGACCACATGTATGACGAAGTGGATAGCCTTCAAATGAAAATTACTGTTCCAAAACATCTTAAAGCTGTGGGCAATGGACGATTGAGAGCAGTGACTAAAAATGAAAAAACAGCCTCTTACACATGGTTTGTATCTAATCCAATTAATAATTACGGGGTAAATATAAATATTGGAGATTATGTCGATTTTTCTGAAACATACAATGGTGAGAAAGGGAATTTAGATATGCATTATTTTGTTCTAAAAGACAATTTAAATAAAGCTAAAAAACAGTTTTTAGATGCCCCAAAAATGATGAAAGCTTTTGAATATTGGTTTGGCCCCTACCCTTTTTATGAAGACAGCTATAAATTGGTGGAAGTTCCGTATTTAGGCATGGAACACCAAAGTTCTATAACTTACGGTAATCAGTACAAGAATGGCTACTTGGGAAGAGATTTATCCGGAACTGGCTGGGGATTAAAATTTGATTTTATTATAATCCATGAATCAGGACACGAGTGGTTTGCAAATAATATTACCAATAAAGACATTGCTGACATGTGGATTCATGAAGGCTTTACTGCATATTCTGAAAATTTATTTTTAGACTATTACTATGGTAAAGAGGCTTCTTCAGAATACGTTATTGGCACGCGGAAAAGGATTCGAAATGATCGACCTATTATTGGAAACTACAATGTAAATGCGGAGGGATCATCTGATATGTATTACAAAGGAGCAAATATGATTCACATGCTTAGACAATTTACTAAAAATGACGAAAAATGGCGTGGTATTCTAAGAAAAATGAACGCCAAATTTCACCATCAAACGGTAACAACACAACAAATTGAATCTTTTTTGTCAGATGAAATAGATTTGGATTTACATTCATTTTTTAATCAATATTTACGGGATATTCGTATTCCAACCCTGGAGTATAATATTGATAAAAACATTCTTCATTACCGTTGGATCAATGTAGTTGAAGGATTTGAGATGCCTATAGAATTTGAATCAAATAAGCAATGGCAATGGCTATACCCCACTGTAAGTTGGCAAACTAAAGCCATAAATTCATCAACAATTACTGTTGACGAGGATTATTATATTACAACAAAAATATTGAAAAAATAA
- a CDS encoding LETM1-related biofilm-associated protein codes for MNPSAKGWLNKLLTTVDTDFNDEDVLETIYPKLKLAGFIYGSNVCVALPQYENKDFTQEERCKINLILALHNVYKSTTSEPTSFTAQLKLFYKNIGFYKTSFISDIFGEDVEQIIHKRIQIDNNIITKNFNYFATNALLFMDVLAFRVYLNQSNRTLAFLEGLENSIVTVVSEALNAKSKKNEYDESLIRLLKSSLRTSYKKEANLEALDAKNHTLQERLYLLDLACMATWSDYKIEKGEEQFFDRLREKFNFSSFQINDALSTVNDFYKNHKNDVALLSTKNMAKRFYDNSSSLVKKLISRNSKKLYQELKESKELVVLLSQSTVRDMTEEEIDKMQEQLLDVLKSIPSLAIFMLPGGAVLLPLFIKFIPKLLPSAFDDNRIEDQS; via the coding sequence ATGAATCCATCAGCAAAAGGTTGGCTAAATAAACTTTTAACTACAGTCGATACAGATTTTAATGATGAAGATGTATTAGAGACGATTTACCCTAAACTTAAACTAGCTGGATTCATCTATGGCAGCAATGTATGTGTCGCACTCCCTCAATATGAAAACAAAGATTTTACTCAAGAGGAACGCTGTAAAATAAATCTCATCCTTGCACTTCACAATGTGTACAAATCAACTACAAGTGAACCAACATCGTTCACCGCTCAACTTAAATTATTTTATAAAAACATAGGCTTTTATAAAACGAGTTTTATAAGTGATATTTTTGGAGAGGATGTAGAACAAATCATACATAAACGCATTCAAATAGACAATAACATCATCACAAAAAACTTCAATTACTTCGCAACAAATGCGTTGCTATTTATGGATGTTTTAGCGTTTAGGGTATACCTTAACCAATCAAATCGAACATTAGCGTTTTTGGAAGGCTTAGAAAACTCAATCGTAACCGTAGTCTCTGAGGCATTAAATGCTAAATCAAAAAAAAATGAATACGATGAGAGTTTAATCCGATTGCTAAAATCATCTCTTCGAACATCCTATAAAAAAGAGGCTAACTTAGAGGCGCTTGATGCTAAAAACCATACACTACAGGAACGCTTATACCTACTAGATTTAGCGTGCATGGCTACATGGAGCGACTATAAGATTGAAAAAGGAGAAGAACAGTTTTTTGATCGGCTTAGGGAAAAATTTAATTTTAGTAGTTTTCAAATTAATGATGCTCTTTCAACTGTCAACGATTTTTATAAAAACCATAAAAATGACGTAGCGCTTTTAAGCACCAAAAATATGGCTAAACGCTTCTACGATAACTCCAGCTCTTTGGTTAAAAAATTAATTTCAAGAAATAGTAAAAAACTCTATCAAGAACTCAAAGAAAGTAAAGAACTAGTCGTTTTACTGTCTCAATCTACTGTACGTGATATGACAGAAGAAGAAATAGATAAAATGCAGGAGCAGCTTCTCGATGTATTAAAATCAATTCCAAGTTTAGCGATTTTTATGTTGCCAGGCGGAGCTGTTTTGTTACCGCTGTTCATAAAGTTTATTCCAAAATTATTACCTTCTGCATTCGACGATAATAGAATCGAAGACCAATCATAA